The sequence TAACAAGACCAGAATATTTTCTTAAACCAGGGAGTTTCCAGTAAACCAGTCTTATTAACTAAGCTGTAAATAGAGAGTAATATTTTTTGGAAAAATTGCATTGATCATTCACCAATATAGCTATAATTTTGTATTATGAATTAATAGAGTATTTATCCCTCCCCCTGGGGGACATAGTTTTTCAATCGCCTCTTGAGTCATTGAAATTTGCTTTCCTGTGTTTAATTCTTGGAGTTTATATCCATGATTTTCAAGCTCATAAAGTAACTCTAATAACTGGTTTTTTTCTTCTTGAATATAGGGAGCCATCTCAATTATTATATCAGGCTTATAATGTAAAAGAGTGTTTTTTGCTCCTTTTATAACAGTTAGTTCATATCCATCAACATCTAGCTTAATTAAGTTGATTTTATCAACAGGATTATTCTCAAAATACTCATCTAGAGATATTCCTTGAACACCATCAGTTGTCATTAACTTTCCTTGATGCTCAGGATGGGTTATTTCATCTTGATTACCTTGCAAATTCCAACTAGAATAAACAAGAGATGGAGGTTTTTCTCCAGGTTCTAATAACATAATTTGTTCAGGTTTTACCCGATTCACTAAATGAGGATTCAAAGATAAATTTGTTTGTAATTTATTATAAGCCCATAAAGTTGGTTCAAAAGAAATAACTTGTCCTGACTCTCCAACAAATTGAGCAAGGGGTAAAGTTATTGCTCCAATATTGGCCCCAATATCTAAAATTATATCACCAGAATGAACTAGCTTTTTTAGAGCTTTAATTGTTTCCGGTTCATAAACGCCTAAATAGATAGCTAAATCGATTCCTTCTCGTAAATCTAGTGACCATTTTAAACCCTGTCGATAGACTTTGGTAATAGGCGAAAGTCCAAAAATTGCTCTTAGTCCAACAATTAGTTTACTTAGCCAACGAGCAATCGTAACTTTAGTTTGAGTTGATAGTTTTAAAGTAATCATTATACTAGGAATTATAAAAATTAACGAAACTTGATTTTTTGAGCAGCATAGAGACACATTTTCAACAAAACTAATCCTTCCTTAAAATGCTGAATATTGGAACTACCATAACTTCTAGGTACATATCTAACAGGAATATCTTGAATTTTTAATCCTAGTTTAGCTGCGCCAAATAATAAGTCAAAATCTCCAAAAGGATCAAATTCACCAAAATAAGAACGATTAGCCGCAATTCGTAAATAATTCTCTCTTGAAAGCACTTTTGTGCCACACAGAGAATCTTTAATCTTGACATTTAGAAGATAGGAAAGTAACCAAGCAAAAAAACGATTAGCCATGCGATTTAACCAAGGCATAGCTTCAGAATTAACTGGATACACTAAACGACAGCCATTAGCAAATTCACACCGTCCAGAGGCAATAGCATCAAAGAAATAGATTAAATCTTCTGGTAGAACGGTTAAATCTGAATCCAAAATTATCAGAATATCTCCCGTGGCCATAGCAAAACCTTGACGTACGGCATCCCCTTTTCCTTTGCCTTTTTGTTGGTCAATTTTAATATCCCATTGCTCACCATATTTAGCTTGTACTCGCTGAATTTCTTCCCAAGTATTATCTTGAGAATGTCCTTCGATAAAAATAATTTCTGTGTGTTTTCCTAGCTGTGGCATTCGAGTTACACAACTTTCGATATTACCGGCTTCATTACGGGCAGGGACAATTACAGAACAGGTAAAATTTTGAATATTTTTTTTCCCCTCGGCTAAATTAGGTTGCACTCTAGCAATGATATATTCAGTTAAACAGAGATTATTAATAATTGGTAGAGGAGCTAAATATTTATTAAATAACCCATATAATAAGGGTATTCTTCGGGGAACAAGCATCCGTTTTCCCTTGCCGATAACCTCCAAACCTTCCAAGTTAAGCAAATTTGTTATATCTTCATAACTGAGCCAATTAAGCGTCTCAATTTGCATTCTTTGTTTGAGAAAAGTGGCTAATTTTAAGACAAATTCCCAACCAGGATTATGAAATGTTAGAATAATTTTTGTTGATGTTTTACAGGCCTTTTTTACATTGACTAAAGCTTTTTGAATATTCTCAAGGTAACTAACAGTATTTGCTAATAATATATAGTCAAATTCTTTGTTACTTTGGAATAATTCAGCTTTTTCTACCCAAAATTCTAACTCTGGAAATCTTTTCTGAGAATTTTCAATAACTTGAGAATTAGTATCAATTCCTAAACCGTATTTGGGCTTGACGGACTCTAGTAAATAACCTGTTCCTGAGCCGATTTCTAATACTTCAGATTGAGGCTGTACGAAAAATTGATACAGTTCTTCAATATCCTGATAGTAAGATAAATTTCTGTTTCTCCATTCTTGTAAATCTGTCATTGATTTTCTCCTATTAATATTTTTTTATTGATTTGATCTAGTAAAGATTTTAAAGTATAAACTTTGTAAGAATTCTTTAAAAGGAAAAGCGATAAAAGTCATAGGATTAATAGTAACAATAATATTACGATTATCCTGTTTTGCTCCCTTAACAATTTGTTTAGCCACCCAATCAGCCGACATAACCCCAATAGGATTAAGATTACTTTTAAATGGCCCTAAAATTAACTTTCTTACCACACAGGGAGCATCTAAACGACGTAAAGTTACTAAATCACCAAAAGTACGTTTACTTAATTCATAAAGAGGGCTAAAAGCTGGATTTACTTCCGCTTCAGAGGTATTAACCCAAACTTCTTTACGAACTTTATCTTCATTGGTTTGAACTGTGTTAAAAAACAATTCCATTAATCGCCAACCAGAAAAAGTATTAACTTCATAAGATTGAGCGATCGCAGCTTCACTTCTGCCTTGATGAACATTAAGACCATGATTAATAATTAAAATATCAATCTTGTCTAATTCATCCTTTAATTGAGCTTCTTTTCCCACTTGCCAAGTTAAAGTTTTAACAGGTATTTCTTCATCATCAATATCTATATTCAGGATTCTTTCTTGAGAGGTTAAAGCAATGACTTTAGCCCCATTTAAGTGTAAATGTTTGAGTAAAGATAGACCCAAACTTCCCGATGCACCTGTTACAGCGATGGTTTTACCTTTAAGAGATAAAGCCGTTCCCATAATTTTATCAACAAAAGTTAATGTACCACAATAATAAGCCTTTTGGTTATCAAAATGGTGTCGCCAATGATAAGGACGATTGACGAACCAAGGAGCCGGAAGTGAGGTAAAATCCCCTTGACGATGGGTAAGATCTGTCAATTCATCCGCATAAGGAACCCCTGCACCACGAGCGATCGCCCCAAATAAAAAGGTTAAAGTATAAATAGAGCCTGACCAAGCTACCCAACTATAAGGGCTATTTTGTACAGTGAGAATCACCCCAGGTAAAAGACTCAAGGTTAACATGACTAAAGCTTCTGGCAAATCATTATACCAGTGAGCCTTACGATAAATCTCCTCACTAACAGGGGATAAATCAGGACGAAAAACCCGATGATGCCAAATATGGAGACGATATAAAGGAGGCCAATAATGGGATAAAACATGATAAGAGTCCCGTACAATTTCTACCCAAAGAATCGTTGCCAAGATCACAGTTGTGGCGGTAAGGATATTAAATACCATAAATAAGGGGTTGATTGTTTCGCTAGTTGAAGAATAATAAACAACGGGTTTTTTCGTAAAAACCCTCTATTTAAGACACTTCGCCCTTATTGTAGCCGATTATATTATCTTTTCAAATCCGTTAAGCTTAAAAAAACGCTAAAAAAATTAATAATTTCAGGTAAAATAATTGATCAAGAGAGCCTTAAGCAACTGATGGGTCAAGACGATGACCCCCCAGTTGTTAACATCGAAGAAAACGAATTACTCCGAAACCGACTTATGCCAGACAAATATTGGACAGATAACAGCGAACCTCAAGAATTAGATCCCCTTCGTTCCTTATTATCTGAATGGTCTGATCCCGAAGATGAAGAAGAGGAATTTAGAAGCGATTTCTTTCAAGGATTATCAGGACGGCGCAAAAAAGCGGCGTTTGTCTTGATGACGATCTGGGGCATTACCATAGGACTACATTTAGTCGCTTGGGGTACTTGGATCGTTTTCGGGTTAACTGCCTTGTTTCTGCTTCAAGCTGTGCGTCTGGTATGGGCCAAACCGGAGGAAACTCCTCCTCCCTTATGTGATGAAGCCTTAGCCAATGCGCCCTCTGTTTCCCTCTTAGTAGCGGCGAAAAACGAAGAAGCGGTCATTGGCCAACTGGTCAATCAACTATGTAATTTAGATTATCCTGTCCCTAAATATGATTTATGGGTGGTCGATGATCATAGTACCGATCAAACTCCAGTCATTTTAGAACAATTAGCCCAACAATATCCCCAACTTAAGATTATACGTCGTCCGGCCAATGCAGAAGGGGGTAAGTCAGGGGCGTTAAATCAAGTCTTCCCTCTGACAACGGGAGATATTGTGGGAGTCTTTGACGCTGATGCCAAAGTTTCCCCCGACTTGTTACGGTGTGTGGTTCCCCTATTTGAAGCGCAAGAAATGGGGGCAGTACAAGTGCGTAAAAGTATTGCTAATGCTTCCTTGAACTTCTGGACAAAAGGACAAGCGGCCGAAATGTCCCTCGATGGCTATTTTCAGCAACAACGTATCGCCATTGGTGGTATTGGAGAACTCAGAGGAAACGGTCAATTTGTGCGTCGTTCTGCCTTGATTAACTGTGGCGGTTGGAATGAACAGACTATCACCGACGATCTCGACTTAACGGTTCGTTTACACCTGGATAACTGGAAAATAGGCTTTTTGTCCCAACCTGCCGTCGAAGAAGAAGGGGTGACGAATCTTAAATCCCTGTGGCATCAGCGTAACCGTTGGGGAGAAGGCGGTTATCAGCGTTATTTAGATTATTGGCGGTTTATTTGCACTCAACCCATGGGATGGCGCAAAAAATTAGATATGTTCTCATTTATTTTGATGCAGTATATCTTACCGACGGCCGCCGTTCCCGATTTCATGATGATGACCGTTCGCCACCGCTTGCCCATTTTTAGCCCCCTCACAGGCTTGATTTTATTTCTTTCCTGTTGGGGTATATTTAATGGGGTTCGTCGCGCTCAGAGTGACCAAAAATTGGGGTTAGGAGAGATTTTTAGTTTAGGATGGCAAAGCCTAAAAGGACTATGGTATATGATGCACTGGTTTATCATTCTGCCGAGTGTAACGACTCGGATGTCAGTACGTCCTAAACGATTAAAATGGGTCAAAACCGTTCATCAAGGGCATTAGGCGTAGGATTAGGGGCTTAACAGATCTTTCATTAGTATCAACTTAAGCCCAAAAAGCCCATTAGATAAAAATTGTAGGATGGGTTAGCGCAGCGTAACCCATCACCAGAAGATGTTAAACAATTGGGTTCTACCGGACAAGTTATGCTAAATTATTACCAATAAGAGACCTTAACTCTAAAGAGTTAAGCTATACAAACAAAGGTTGCCTACGCAACCTATAATTTAGTCCGCTTTCGCGGACTTCGTTTTTATAGGATAAGGCTTTAGCCTTTTATTAATTGTTAGTTTAGCATAGTTTGTCCGGTAGAACGTGCAAAAGTCAAAAAGTAATAAATCCTGATGCTGAAAGCATCTATTCTTCTTTGGCGTTGCGGCGTTGCCTGACTTCTACAAGAAGTCTATTGATAACTGATTTAGACTTTGCACTTTCCAGATGTCCCCTACAGTCCTAAACTTGACATGATAGGTGTAACAGGCAATTGCGAGGTCTTCTTGTGAAAAGAGTTTTAGCAATCATACTTGGCGGTGGCGCAGGATCGCGCTTGTATCCCCTAACGAAATTGCGGGCCAAACCCGCCGTTCCTTTAGCGGGTAAATATCGCCTAATTGATATTCCGGTCAGCAATTGTATTAACGCAGAAATACTCAAAATCTACGTTTTAACTCAATTTAACTCCGCTTCCCTTAACCGTCATCTGAGTCGCACCTACAACTTCACAGCCTTTAGCGATGGATTTGTGGAAGTGTTGGCAGCACAACAGACAACGGAAAATCCTAGTTGGTTCCAAGGAACGGCTGATGCTGTGCGTCAGTATCTGTGGTTATTTCAAGATTGGGATGTGGATGAATACTTGATTCTGTCGGGCGATCATTTATATCAAATGGACTACACGGATTTTGTCCGTCGTCATCGCGAAACTAGGGCTGATATTACTCTATCCGTAGTCCCTATGGATGAGAAACGGGCATCTAGTTTTGGTTTGATGAAAATTGATGATCGTGGCCGAGTGGTTGATTTCTGCGAAAAACCTAAAGGGGATGAATTAAAGCAGATGCAAGTTGATACCACTATTTTAGGATTAAACTCAGAACAGGCAAAAGAAAGTCCTTATATTGCTTCTATGGGAATTTATGTCTTTAAGAAAGAGGTACTCAACACCCTACTAGCTAATAACCCCGAACAAACGGATTTTGGCAAAGAAATTATTCCTTCATCGGCGAAGGATTACAATTTACAGGCCTATCTCTTTAAGGGATATTGGGAAGATATCGGAACGATTGAGGCTTTTTATGAGGCTAATTTAGCTCTAAATCGTCAACCATCCCCTCCGTTTAGCTTTTATAACGAAAAAGCCCCCATTTATACCCGCGCCCGTTATTTGCCACCTACCAAGGTGCTTAATAGCAACATCACTGAATCGATGATTAGTGAAGGGTGTATTATTAAAGAGTGCCGCATCCATAATTCAATCTTAGGGATTCGTAGCAGGGTAGAAGCCGATTGTGTCATTGAAGATACGATGTTAATGGGGTCAGATTACTATGAATCCCCAGAAATAAGAGCGTCTTACTTAACAGAAGGCAAACTTCCTATAGGAATCGGCAAAGGTAGCACTATTCGACGGGCTATTGTTGATAAAAATGCTCGTATTGGCAAGAATGTCACCATTGTCAATAAAGAAAACATCGAAGAATCTAACCGTGAAAACGAAGGTTTCTACATTCGCAATGGCATTGTTGTTGTCCTTAAAAATGCCACTATTGCTGATGGCACAGTGATTTAGGAAATTAGGAAGTAAGGAAGTAAGGAGGTGAGAAGAATTGGTGGACTTTTACCTTTTAACTTCCAGCTTCCTATGTTGTCCCTTTCTCTAATTAATAATTAATAATTAATAAGTTGTGAATATTCGTTTATTAGTGCTTGACATTGATGGAACTATTGCTGGCGAATCTAATACCGTCAGTGACAAGGTTAGAGAAGCGATAGCTGCAGCACAAAACCAGGGCATTCAAGTTGCTTTAGCGACTGGAAGAATGTATCATTCAGCTTTGCGTTTTTATGAATTAATTGGCTCTAAATTGCCGATAATTGCTTATAATGGAGCTTGGATTCAATCTCCCCTCACAGGTATCCGTCATCATCATTTTCCTGTATCTGAGGCGATCGCGTTAGAATTATTAGATTATTTTGCACAATCCCAATGGCAACAAAAAATAGAAGTTCATTGTTACATAGATGATCAGTTATATGTATCGGAGGTTACTGCGCGTACAGAAGCTTACCGACAACGATCAAAAATGGAACCTATTTTAGTAGATGATTTACGGAATATTCTGAATTTACCTACGACAAAAGTATTAGGAATTAGCCAACCGAAGGTAATCAAAAAAATTCTCAAAGAGTTACAAGAACGTTATTCTCGTGAGGAACTTTATTTGACTCAATCAACTCCTATTTATTTTGAAGCAACTCATCCTCAAGCGAGTAAAGGGGTAGGAATTCGCTTTTTAGCTGAAGAATTTCTCAATTTAGAAGCGAGTGAAGTAATGGCGATTGGAGATAATTTTAATGATATTGAAATGTTAGAATATGCAGGATTGAGTGTCGCTATGGGGAATGCTCCTGATGCAGTGAAAAAAGTGGCTAATTGGGTAACTCCTGATGTAGAAAAAGATGGAGTTGCGATCGCAATTAAGCAATTTTTGTTAAGTTGATATACTGTAGAAATATGATGAATCAGGAAGTAAACCTCAATGTGGCATAATATACCAGATTGTATGCGTTTTATGTAGCAGCTTAACCAGATGAGTGTCAATCATCTATCCTGTTTGTCTTATGGAGTCGGTCACGGTCAAGAAGGAGTGTGTCTTAATCTACAAATTGGCCCCCACCGTATTTTACTTGACTGTGGTTTGCCCAATATTTACCAACTCCTGACCCAAGCTAAACCTCCAGTAGATGCCGTATTCTGTAGTCATGCTCATGGTGATCACGCTAGGGGTCTTTTAGCCCTACACCAAGCTTTTGAGACACTCCCTATCTACGCTAGTCAAGTAACGACCCGACTGCTTCCTCTTAACTGGCCTGAGCAAATTTCTGATACGAATTTCTGTTTTCCCTTAAAATGGCGATCGCCGATTCAATTATTAAAAAATCTCACGGCTGAATTATTCCCGGCCGGCCATTTGCCAGGGGCCGCTGCCATTTTATTAAGTTATCGTACCCCAAAACGCACCTATAAAGTGCTTTACACAGGAGATTTTTCTCTTTCTAATCTACAACTGGTGGAAGGCCTGTCCGTGGAAGGATTACGGGGATTATCCCCTGATGTCCTCATCATGGAAGGCAGTTACGGAACGGCCCGTCATCCCCATCGTCGTCAGCAAGAAAAACATCTGATGCAGCAAATTGAGGAATCTTTAACACGAGGCTATAATATTGTTTTACCTGTTCCAACTTTGGGGTTAGGTCAAGAACTCCTCAAGCTTTTACGTTCCCATCATCAGTTTACCGGACGAGATTTAGATATTTGGGTACATGGTCAAATTCCTCAAGCTTGTGATACTTACTTGGAGTTATTGTCTGAATTTCCGGCATCAGTCCAAAATTTCGCTAAACATCAACCGTTATTTTGGGATGAGCGGATTTGTCCCCGTTTGCGTCGTCTGACTCCCCAACAACGAGGGGCTTTAGGGCAACCCCCTTGTATTATTCTAACGGATGATATTACAAATCTTTATGATGAAGGATATTTAATATCAGGCCCTTGGTTGATGTTATTACCTGCTTCCCCTACTGAAGGATTAGGGGTTGATTCTCCTGAGATTTTAAGCATTACTCAATCTTGTCCTATTCCCTGGGAAACTTATCTTTTAGCAGAACATAGTGATGGACGTAATACTACTCAATTAATTCATAATTTACGACCCCAACATATCATTTTTGTTCATGGTTCTCCTACTCATTTAGCTGATTTAATTAGTTTAGAAGAATTACAAAATCGCTATCAACTTCATGCCCCCTCAGTAGGAAATTTGGTAGAACTCCCTATTGGAGAGCAATTTATTCAACCTTCTGTTACTTCTCCTAATATTTATGAAGGAGAATTAAACGAACAAGATACTAATATTACTCTGACATTTTCTGATACTCTTAATCAAGATACCCGTTGGCGACAGTTTGCAGATACAGGGTTAGTTGAAGCCCGTTGGCAAGGTAGCGAATTAGTGTTACGCGGCGTTTCTCAACGTGAACTTTTAAATCAAAGTAGTCAAGATAAAATAGGTCGAGATGTAGATTGTTGTCTAATTTGTCGTCATTATCGGGGTCAGCGTTGTTGGAATTCTCAGTCTCCTTTATATGGGTTTAAAGTGACTCCAGAGGGATATTGTCCTGTTTTTGAATCCCTTGAAGACCAATAAACCTAAGTTGCTCGTAATACCCTTTTTAGATATGACAACACAATTATTGACAAAACATTTAAAAAAATGGGTAAATATGAAAAATTACTACAAAAAAATTACAATAAAATTGATAATTGTAGAGTAAATCCTGGAACAATATCTTCACCGTTTAAGGTTGTTTGTGCTGGATTTTGTTCTTTTTATAGCAATCGCCAGGGCGATTGCTATAAAAAGAACAAACCAAAAAGCCCCTCTGTTTTTAGAGGAGCTTATTAGGAGAAAGATTAATCCTGGCATCGAGCTATTGTCCCAGTGGGCTACCCCACAAGTATCGTCGCCGCTGCCGCGTTTCACTGCCGAGTTCGGGATGGGGTCGGAGTGGGACCACGGTGCTAGAGACACCAGGAAGTTAGGTGAAAACACCCTCAAGACTGCAGCAACGAGTCAAAAATCTCTGAAAAATGATGTGGTCAAGCCCTCGGTCTGTTAGTACACCTTGGCTCCATCCATTACTGGACTTCCACCTAGTGCCTATTAACGGGTAGTCTTCCCGTGACCTTACCTAGTTAACCTAGTGAGAGCACTCATCTTGAGGTGGGCTTCCCACTTAGATGCTTTCAGCGGTTATCCACTCCGCACTTGGCTACCCTGCGTTTACCGTTGGCACGATAACAGGTACACCAGTGGTGCGTCCTTCCCGGTCCTCTCGTACTAAGGAAGGCTCCTCTCAATGCTCTTGCGCCTACACCGGATATGGACCGAACTGTCTCACGACGTTCTGAACCCAGCTCACGTACCGCTTTAATGGGCGAACAGCCCAACCCTTGGGACGTACTTCCGCCCCAGGTTGCGATGAGCCGACATCGAGGTGCCAAACCTCCCCGTCGATGTGAACTCTTGGGGGAGATCAGCCTGTTATCCCTAGAGTAACTTTTATCCGTTGAGCGACGGCCCTTCCACGCGGTGCCGTCGGATCACTAAGGCCGTGTTTCCACCCTGCTTGACTTGTAGGTCTCGCAGTCAAGCTCCCTTATGCCTTTGCACTCTACGGCTGATTTCCAACCAGCCTGAGGGAACCTTTGCGCGCCTCCGTTACCTTTTAGGAGGCGACCGCCCCAGTCAAACTGCCCACCTGAAACTGTTCTTCACCCCGCTTAGGGGCCAAAGTTAGAATTCTAGCCTCGCCAGAGTGGTATCTCACCGTTGGCTCCATCTTCCCCACAAGGAAAACTTCAACGCCTCCCACCTATCCTGCGCAAGCGAAGCCCGAAGCCAATTCCAGGCTACAGTAAAGCTTCATAGGGTCTTTCTGTCCAGGTGCAGGTAGTCCGTATCTTCACAGACAATCCTATTTCGCCGAGTCTCTCTCCGAGACAGTGCCCAGATCGTTACGCCTTTCGTGCGGGTCGGAACTTACCCGACAAGGAATTTCGCTACCTTAGGACCGTTATAGTTACGGCCGCCGTTCACCGGGGCTTCGGTCGCTAGCTTTAGAGCAAGCTCCTGACCAACTTCCTTAACCTTCCGGCACTGGGCAGGCGTCAGCCCCCATACTGCGTCTTACGACTTGGCGGAGACCTGTGTTTTTGGTAAACAGTCGCCTGGGCCTCTTCACTGCGACCACTGTTGCCAGTGGCACCCCTTCTCCCGAAGTTACGGGGTCATTTTGCCGAGTTCCTTAGAGAGAGTTATCTCGCGCCCCTTAGTATTCTCTACTCCCCTACCTGTGTCGGTTTCGGGTACAAGTAATTGGCTCTTAACGTGGTTCGGGCTTTTCTGGGAAGCATGACTCATGCCACTTCGCCTCCGTAGAGGCTCGGATTCGCTCCTTAGCTCAAAACGTTTTCTCCGTTCTTCAACGCCTCGGTCACTTACACTGGTAACCATCATCCAGCTGACATCAGCCTTCTCCGTCCCCCGGCACAAAAGTCAATTAGTACGGGAATATTAGCCCGTTGTCCATCGACTACGCTCTTTAGCCTCGCCTTAGGTCCTGACTAACCCTCCGTGGACGAGCCTTGCGGAGGAACCCTTAGGGTTTCGGGGTTAGGGATTCTCACCCTAATTTTCGCTACTCAAGCCGACATTCTCACTTCTGTACTGTCCACACCTGCTTGCCGCTAGTGCTTCACCCTATACAGAACGCTCCCCTACCCAAGAATTATCAATTATGAATTATGAATTATGAAAAAGAAGTTCAACTCCTTTTTATAATTTATAATTTACAATTTATAATTCTTGCCACAGCTTCGGTAGAATACTTAGCCCCGTTCATTTTCGGCGCAGGAGCGCTTGACCAGTGAGCTATTACGCACTCTTTTAAGGATTGCTGCTTCTAGGCAAACCTCCTGGTTGTCCATGCACTCCCACCTCCTTTATCACTTAGTATCCATTTGGGGACCTTAGCTGGTGGTCTGGGCTGTTTCCCTTTCGACGATGAAGCTTATCCCCCACCGTCTCACTGGTTGATGCTTACAGGGTATTCTGAGTTTATCTCGCTTTGGTACCGCTCTCGCAGCCCGCAGCGAAATAGTGCTTTACCCCCCCATAAGGT is a genomic window of Aphanothece sacrum FPU1 containing:
- a CDS encoding FkbM family methyltransferase → MITLKLSTQTKVTIARWLSKLIVGLRAIFGLSPITKVYRQGLKWSLDLREGIDLAIYLGVYEPETIKALKKLVHSGDIILDIGANIGAITLPLAQFVGESGQVISFEPTLWAYNKLQTNLSLNPHLVNRVKPEQIMLLEPGEKPPSLVYSSWNLQGNQDEITHPEHQGKLMTTDGVQGISLDEYFENNPVDKINLIKLDVDGYELTVIKGAKNTLLHYKPDIIIEMAPYIQEEKNQLLELLYELENHGYKLQELNTGKQISMTQEAIEKLCPPGGGINTLLIHNTKL
- a CDS encoding glycosyltransferase is translated as MTDLQEWRNRNLSYYQDIEELYQFFVQPQSEVLEIGSGTGYLLESVKPKYGLGIDTNSQVIENSQKRFPELEFWVEKAELFQSNKEFDYILLANTVSYLENIQKALVNVKKACKTSTKIILTFHNPGWEFVLKLATFLKQRMQIETLNWLSYEDITNLLNLEGLEVIGKGKRMLVPRRIPLLYGLFNKYLAPLPIINNLCLTEYIIARVQPNLAEGKKNIQNFTCSVIVPARNEAGNIESCVTRMPQLGKHTEIIFIEGHSQDNTWEEIQRVQAKYGEQWDIKIDQQKGKGKGDAVRQGFAMATGDILIILDSDLTVLPEDLIYFFDAIASGRCEFANGCRLVYPVNSEAMPWLNRMANRFFAWLLSYLLNVKIKDSLCGTKVLSRENYLRIAANRSYFGEFDPFGDFDLLFGAAKLGLKIQDIPVRYVPRSYGSSNIQHFKEGLVLLKMCLYAAQKIKFR
- a CDS encoding bifunctional sterol desaturase/short chain dehydrogenase; translation: MVFNILTATTVILATILWVEIVRDSYHVLSHYWPPLYRLHIWHHRVFRPDLSPVSEEIYRKAHWYNDLPEALVMLTLSLLPGVILTVQNSPYSWVAWSGSIYTLTFLFGAIARGAGVPYADELTDLTHRQGDFTSLPAPWFVNRPYHWRHHFDNQKAYYCGTLTFVDKIMGTALSLKGKTIAVTGASGSLGLSLLKHLHLNGAKVIALTSQERILNIDIDDEEIPVKTLTWQVGKEAQLKDELDKIDILIINHGLNVHQGRSEAAIAQSYEVNTFSGWRLMELFFNTVQTNEDKVRKEVWVNTSEAEVNPAFSPLYELSKRTFGDLVTLRRLDAPCVVRKLILGPFKSNLNPIGVMSADWVAKQIVKGAKQDNRNIIVTINPMTFIAFPFKEFLQSLYFKIFTRSNQ
- a CDS encoding glycosyltransferase — encoded protein: MPDKYWTDNSEPQELDPLRSLLSEWSDPEDEEEEFRSDFFQGLSGRRKKAAFVLMTIWGITIGLHLVAWGTWIVFGLTALFLLQAVRLVWAKPEETPPPLCDEALANAPSVSLLVAAKNEEAVIGQLVNQLCNLDYPVPKYDLWVVDDHSTDQTPVILEQLAQQYPQLKIIRRPANAEGGKSGALNQVFPLTTGDIVGVFDADAKVSPDLLRCVVPLFEAQEMGAVQVRKSIANASLNFWTKGQAAEMSLDGYFQQQRIAIGGIGELRGNGQFVRRSALINCGGWNEQTITDDLDLTVRLHLDNWKIGFLSQPAVEEEGVTNLKSLWHQRNRWGEGGYQRYLDYWRFICTQPMGWRKKLDMFSFILMQYILPTAAVPDFMMMTVRHRLPIFSPLTGLILFLSCWGIFNGVRRAQSDQKLGLGEIFSLGWQSLKGLWYMMHWFIILPSVTTRMSVRPKRLKWVKTVHQGH
- a CDS encoding glucose-1-phosphate adenylyltransferase; the encoded protein is MKRVLAIILGGGAGSRLYPLTKLRAKPAVPLAGKYRLIDIPVSNCINAEILKIYVLTQFNSASLNRHLSRTYNFTAFSDGFVEVLAAQQTTENPSWFQGTADAVRQYLWLFQDWDVDEYLILSGDHLYQMDYTDFVRRHRETRADITLSVVPMDEKRASSFGLMKIDDRGRVVDFCEKPKGDELKQMQVDTTILGLNSEQAKESPYIASMGIYVFKKEVLNTLLANNPEQTDFGKEIIPSSAKDYNLQAYLFKGYWEDIGTIEAFYEANLALNRQPSPPFSFYNEKAPIYTRARYLPPTKVLNSNITESMISEGCIIKECRIHNSILGIRSRVEADCVIEDTMLMGSDYYESPEIRASYLTEGKLPIGIGKGSTIRRAIVDKNARIGKNVTIVNKENIEESNRENEGFYIRNGIVVVLKNATIADGTVI
- a CDS encoding Cof-type HAD-IIB family hydrolase, with amino-acid sequence MNIRLLVLDIDGTIAGESNTVSDKVREAIAAAQNQGIQVALATGRMYHSALRFYELIGSKLPIIAYNGAWIQSPLTGIRHHHFPVSEAIALELLDYFAQSQWQQKIEVHCYIDDQLYVSEVTARTEAYRQRSKMEPILVDDLRNILNLPTTKVLGISQPKVIKKILKELQERYSREELYLTQSTPIYFEATHPQASKGVGIRFLAEEFLNLEASEVMAIGDNFNDIEMLEYAGLSVAMGNAPDAVKKVANWVTPDVEKDGVAIAIKQFLLS
- a CDS encoding MBL fold metallo-hydrolase: MSVNHLSCLSYGVGHGQEGVCLNLQIGPHRILLDCGLPNIYQLLTQAKPPVDAVFCSHAHGDHARGLLALHQAFETLPIYASQVTTRLLPLNWPEQISDTNFCFPLKWRSPIQLLKNLTAELFPAGHLPGAAAILLSYRTPKRTYKVLYTGDFSLSNLQLVEGLSVEGLRGLSPDVLIMEGSYGTARHPHRRQQEKHLMQQIEESLTRGYNIVLPVPTLGLGQELLKLLRSHHQFTGRDLDIWVHGQIPQACDTYLELLSEFPASVQNFAKHQPLFWDERICPRLRRLTPQQRGALGQPPCIILTDDITNLYDEGYLISGPWLMLLPASPTEGLGVDSPEILSITQSCPIPWETYLLAEHSDGRNTTQLIHNLRPQHIIFVHGSPTHLADLISLEELQNRYQLHAPSVGNLVELPIGEQFIQPSVTSPNIYEGELNEQDTNITLTFSDTLNQDTRWRQFADTGLVEARWQGSELVLRGVSQRELLNQSSQDKIGRDVDCCLICRHYRGQRCWNSQSPLYGFKVTPEGYCPVFESLEDQ